Proteins from a single region of Pangasianodon hypophthalmus isolate fPanHyp1 chromosome 7, fPanHyp1.pri, whole genome shotgun sequence:
- the elf2a gene encoding ETS-related transcription factor Elf-2a isoform X1 yields MTSVVVIDGGGNVLEYVTGDEEAQQEVCCDDTVIHEDEAECPAVIVEQVNSAEVEQCYAAQVLVCDDENTYLMQDVVEEQVVETEVQDAGVVEVSVHDKTIEAAEALLHMDSPASLHGDHSPEEFLSEMEVEVSTEDMGQVVEDSHSTLQQTDLQKKKRGRKSKLPRACCDGSLDLIYKRKSRESKGTTTYLWEFLLDLLQDKETCPKYIKWTEKEKGIFKLVDSKAVSKLWGKHKNKPDMNYETMGRALRYYYQRGILSKVEGQRLVYQFKEMPKDIVFIDDDMEDGMDKSKAQSPTAADCITPRRRKERLSPVSSSAPVISIASGPEGLVSVQQTPVTTTTGPRTVRLAMQVPVVMTTPQGQKVSTVTLNSPTSSSPVLTAGSVLGGGNSTGKVVLQAVPTLVPTQGQNGERITLQLITLPTTTPTKAGTPITLRTLAPLTGAQVLQLTVPSSTNTPTTVTVPAETTLNTQDVRIIKVDPLEQSAHADQATTQS; encoded by the exons GAGGTGTGTTGTGATGACACGGTGATCCACGAGGACGAAGCCGAGTGTCCGGCGGTGATCGTGGAGCAGGTGAACAGCGCAGAAGTGGAGCAGTGCTACGCCGCTCAGGTGCTCGTCTGCGACGACGAGAACACCTACCTGATGCAGGACGTGGTGGAGGAGCAGGTGGTGGAGACGGAGGTGCAAGACGCAGGCGTAG tGGAAGTATCAGTTCATGACAAAACCATCGAGGCGGCTGAGGCTCTGCTGCACATGGACTCTCCAGCCAGTCTTCATGGTGACCACAgcccag aggagtTCCTGTCTGAGATGGAGGTGGAAGTGAGCACCGAGGACATGGGGCAAGTTGTGGAAGATTCTCACAGCACGCTGCAGCAAACGGAtctgcagaaaaagaaaagag gACGGAAATCCAAACTGCCGCGGGCTTGCTGCGATGGCTCCCTGGATCTTATTTATAAGCGGAAATCCAGAGAGAGCAAGG GTACCACCACGTACCTGTGGGAGTTTCTGCTGGATCTCCTTCAGGATAAAGAAACCTGCCCTAAATACATTAAATGGACGGAGAAGGAGAAGGGCATCTTTAAGCTGGTAGACTCCAAAGCCGTGTCCAAGCTGTGGGGCAAACATAAGAACAAACCGGACATGAACTACGAGACTATGGGAAGAGCGCTCAG gtATTACTATCAGCGAGGAATTCTCTCCAAGGTGGAAGGCCAGAGACTGGTGTACCAGTTCAAAGAGATGCCCAAGGACATCGTGTTCATCGACGACGATATGGAGGACGGAATGGATAAGAGCAAAGCGCAGAGTCCCACAGCAGCCGACTGCATCACGCCCAGGCGGAGGAAGGAGAGGCTCTCTCCTGTCTCATCCTCAGCGCCCGTCATCAGCATCGCCTCAGGACCTGAAGGACTCGTGTCTGTGCAACAGACTCCGGTTACCACGACAACGGGCCCCAG gacaGTGAGGCTGGCCATGCAGGTGCCTGTTGTCATGACAACGCCCCAGGGTCAAAAGGTCTCCACAGTGACCCTAAACTCTCCTACGAGCTCTTCTCCGGTCCTGACGGCGGGCAGCGTACTCGGTGGGGGGAACAGCACGGGTAAAGTGGTGCTGCAGGCCGTGCCCACGCTGGTGCCCACGCAGGGGCAGAACGGCGAGCGGATCACGCTGCAGCTCATCACGCTCCCCACCACCACCCCGACCAAAGCGGGCACGCCCATCACGCTGCGCACGCTCGCGCCGCTCACAGGGGCCCAGGTGCTGCAGCTCACCGTGCCTTCCTCCACCAACACCCCCACCACTGTCACAGTGCCAGCGGAGACTACGCTGAACACACAGGACGTCAGGATCATCAAGGTGGACCCTCTGGAGCAAAGCGCACACGCAGACCAGGCCACCACGCAAAGCTGA
- the elf2a gene encoding ETS-related transcription factor Elf-2a isoform X2 yields the protein MAAQIHEEPENQLDLLLKAVEVSVHDKTIEAAEALLHMDSPASLHGDHSPEEFLSEMEVEVSTEDMGQVVEDSHSTLQQTDLQKKKRGRKSKLPRACCDGSLDLIYKRKSRESKGTTTYLWEFLLDLLQDKETCPKYIKWTEKEKGIFKLVDSKAVSKLWGKHKNKPDMNYETMGRALRYYYQRGILSKVEGQRLVYQFKEMPKDIVFIDDDMEDGMDKSKAQSPTAADCITPRRRKERLSPVSSSAPVISIASGPEGLVSVQQTPVTTTTGPRTVRLAMQVPVVMTTPQGQKVSTVTLNSPTSSSPVLTAGSVLGGGNSTGKVVLQAVPTLVPTQGQNGERITLQLITLPTTTPTKAGTPITLRTLAPLTGAQVLQLTVPSSTNTPTTVTVPAETTLNTQDVRIIKVDPLEQSAHADQATTQS from the exons ATGGCGGCTCAAATTCACGAGGAACCCGAAAACCAGTTGGACTTACTTCTCAAAGCGG tGGAAGTATCAGTTCATGACAAAACCATCGAGGCGGCTGAGGCTCTGCTGCACATGGACTCTCCAGCCAGTCTTCATGGTGACCACAgcccag aggagtTCCTGTCTGAGATGGAGGTGGAAGTGAGCACCGAGGACATGGGGCAAGTTGTGGAAGATTCTCACAGCACGCTGCAGCAAACGGAtctgcagaaaaagaaaagag gACGGAAATCCAAACTGCCGCGGGCTTGCTGCGATGGCTCCCTGGATCTTATTTATAAGCGGAAATCCAGAGAGAGCAAGG GTACCACCACGTACCTGTGGGAGTTTCTGCTGGATCTCCTTCAGGATAAAGAAACCTGCCCTAAATACATTAAATGGACGGAGAAGGAGAAGGGCATCTTTAAGCTGGTAGACTCCAAAGCCGTGTCCAAGCTGTGGGGCAAACATAAGAACAAACCGGACATGAACTACGAGACTATGGGAAGAGCGCTCAG gtATTACTATCAGCGAGGAATTCTCTCCAAGGTGGAAGGCCAGAGACTGGTGTACCAGTTCAAAGAGATGCCCAAGGACATCGTGTTCATCGACGACGATATGGAGGACGGAATGGATAAGAGCAAAGCGCAGAGTCCCACAGCAGCCGACTGCATCACGCCCAGGCGGAGGAAGGAGAGGCTCTCTCCTGTCTCATCCTCAGCGCCCGTCATCAGCATCGCCTCAGGACCTGAAGGACTCGTGTCTGTGCAACAGACTCCGGTTACCACGACAACGGGCCCCAG gacaGTGAGGCTGGCCATGCAGGTGCCTGTTGTCATGACAACGCCCCAGGGTCAAAAGGTCTCCACAGTGACCCTAAACTCTCCTACGAGCTCTTCTCCGGTCCTGACGGCGGGCAGCGTACTCGGTGGGGGGAACAGCACGGGTAAAGTGGTGCTGCAGGCCGTGCCCACGCTGGTGCCCACGCAGGGGCAGAACGGCGAGCGGATCACGCTGCAGCTCATCACGCTCCCCACCACCACCCCGACCAAAGCGGGCACGCCCATCACGCTGCGCACGCTCGCGCCGCTCACAGGGGCCCAGGTGCTGCAGCTCACCGTGCCTTCCTCCACCAACACCCCCACCACTGTCACAGTGCCAGCGGAGACTACGCTGAACACACAGGACGTCAGGATCATCAAGGTGGACCCTCTGGAGCAAAGCGCACACGCAGACCAGGCCACCACGCAAAGCTGA